Within Quercus lobata isolate SW786 chromosome 5, ValleyOak3.0 Primary Assembly, whole genome shotgun sequence, the genomic segment AGaaataattttgtgaattatcttttattttaaatggtAGTAAAGATTCCAGTGAGGTACATCCATTTGCCTGAACATCTATGTGAGCACTTGATCCAGGTGCCGGCAACAATTGAAGGCTCTTGCAATTCTCCACCCAAAATTCTCTCAAATTAGATAGTTGATTAATGCTTTCTggaatgaaaacaaaatcatttcCACTTAGATCTAATTTTTGTAATGAGGACAAACAACCAATATCACTAGGGATTGCTTGAAGATTGCAGTTCCTTATATTCAATGTAGTTAATGAAAACAAACCTGATACAGAAGGCAATACCAAGCCCATGAGATCTGGAGTTTTTGTCATTAACAGAAAATTAAGTGGCTTCTTCCATGACCATGATTCAGATGACAGCCCATTACATCCTTGGAAAGATAGTactttgagattttttaagCAAAAGATGGAGGAAGGTGGCTCTCTTATAGCAGTTCCACTCACATCTAGTTCCTCTAAGCCTTCTAGATTCCCCAAATTCATTGGCATATTGTCAAGATTTAAGCAACCATATAGAGTGAGAGTTTTTAGAGATGTCAAACTACAAATGACTCCAGGAAAACTTGAAAGATTTTTGCAGTTTGTTAGATCCAATTTGATAAGCCCGGTTAACTGCTTCATTGATAATGGTAGATCTCTTATACCAGTACAACTCATGTCTAGTTCCTTTAGGCCTTTAAGATTTCCCAAATTCTCTTGCATTTTGTAAAGTTTTGAGCAACCAGATAGAGTGAGAGTATTTAGAGATGTCAAACTATAAATAACTCTCGGAAGACTTGAAAGGTTTTTACAATTTGTTAGATCCAATTTGATAAGCCCAGTTAATTGCTCCATTGTTGCTGGTAGATCTTCAATAGCAGTCCCATCCAAATAAAGTTTTAACAAACAGGACATATCTCCCACAATTTTTGGAAACTTCTTCAGCTTTGAACAacttgaaagaataaaaatttcaagagaTTTCAAACTGATCTTGCACGGAAGGCTTTTAAGACATTTGCAATTATTCAAATCCAACAAAATAAGATGTTTGAGATCTCCAAGGGATGCGTGAATCATAGACAATTTTGTGCATCCTTTGAGAATCAGCTTCTCAAGATTTGGGACTCTAGCAAAATCCAGAGTCATGATCAACTCTCTAGAATCTCTAAGGTCAATGATTCTTAGCCACTCTAAACTCTGTTAGCattgaaaaacaattaaaaagagaaaattaaacCCTTATGAACATAattgattctttaaaaaaaaaaaaaaaaaaaccacgttTTGCATGAGTGAAAATCTTACCCAAACTCCCTCCCATAGTTGTTTGATGTGGCTATGAGGCATTATGAGTTCAACAAGTTTGTTGGGATGGAAATTTCTTGGCATGAATTTTAAAGGATATCCAAGCCAATTCATAAGACGTAACTcacttgaaagaaaattgagGCCTTCAGGAAGGTGCACATTACCAATTTTAAGCAACCTTAGGTTCCTCATCTTTGAAAAGGCTTCAAAATTGACTTTAACATTATCCTCTTTATTTGGAGATGAGTTGAGGAAGATGCCTTCAACATTTTTTGTTCCCTAGTACCCAACAACAAAAAGTAAGCATATTAAAAgttattgagagagagagagagagattaaaatcCTGCATAATCAACTTACTGAACTATTTATTAGTAGATGAAGGGCATCCTCCTTCAACCACAACCTACTACGTTCACCAGGCTCATTAGGAGATTCACAACGAACAATGTCCTTACCCAATTCTTGTAGTAAATCATGCATCCACAACATTCCATCAGCTGAGATGGTTATAAGAGATTTTTCTACAAGAACATCTATATCAATGTATGGCTTGTAATGGAGAGTTTGTAGTATATTTGCTACACGATATTTAGCCATTCCTTTGAAGAAACAAGCAATatccaaaaatagtttttgcTCTGTTATCTTTAGGCCATCGAAACTTATTTGGAGCACATCCAGGATTTTCCTTTCCGGACTTTCATTTAGTCTACCTAGTACAGATTCCCAAGCATCTAGATTTCTGCGAAACATGAAGGAGCCCAAAACTTCAAGTGCTAATGGAAGGCCTTGAGCATAAcgtataaattttttagatagCACCTCGTAACCTTCTAAAGGATTGTCTTGCTTGAAGGCTTTCAGACTAAAAAGCTTAAGAGCTTCATCATTATTCAATATCTTAGCcttgtatattttttgtttagccACTTCATGTCTAATTAACAAATGTTGATCCCTACTTATTATAATGATCATACTCCCTAGACCAAACCAACTTCGCTTGCCTGCTAAAGCTTTTAATTGTTCAGGTTgatccacatcatcaagaatgACAAGAACCCTTTTATGACATAATCTATTCCTTATCAAATTGATTCCCCACTGAACATCCcaaatatcaatatttttttcaaacaagATATCAGAAAGAAGTTGTTTCTGTAAAGTAACTAGACCACCATTTCCACTTTTTTCTCTAACATTTGCAAGAAAACTACTGCCAGCAAAATGATAACGGATTCTATCATATAGAACTTGTGCAATAGTTGTTTTACCGATTCCACCCATTCCCCAAATCCCTATAAAGAGAACATCATTCAACCCCATGCTTAAATATAAATTCTCCATTTCCTCCACACGAGATTGTATTCCAACAAGATCCTCATGAACACCTGAGTATGAATAATGCAAGTCACCAATTAATTTTCTGGCAATCTCCTCAATAATTGTTGACTCCTTCCTGCCAGGAATATagaacaataattttttgtgtCAAGATAGGCCAAAACAAGACAGAAGGCTCAACAAGTGTACTAATTTAGATTCGCTcatta encodes:
- the LOC115990286 gene encoding TMV resistance protein N-like, producing MENLYLSMGLNDVLFIGIWGMGGIGKTTIAQVLYDRIRYHFAGSSFLANVREKSGNGGLVTLQKQLLSDILFEKNIDIWDVQWGINLIRNRLCHKRVLVILDDVDQPEQLKALAGKRSWFGLGSMIIIISRDQHLLIRHEVAKQKIYKAKILNNDEALKLFSLKAFKQDNPLEGYEVLSKKFIRYAQGLPLALEVLGSFMFRRNLDAWESVLGRLNESPERKILDVLQISFDGLKITEQKLFLDIACFFKGMAKYRVANILQTLHYKPYIDIDVLVEKSLITISADGMLWMHDLLQELGKDIVRCESPNEPGERSRLWLKEDALHLLINSSVS